A genomic stretch from Bacillus sp. N1-1 includes:
- a CDS encoding ATP-binding protein: MRNEADLRADINWIEKVDALYSTQVVEDYKGNPLIEALPPILQEDDVIEQISVFPPYNEKERSLDSSYRYHCVQRLFQYFQPFEKHLDLEQRLSRAIRQGYLHRNPMKKESVMRTHESYRAIKEGKFLKNYRTGEIQTATGFTIIGLSGIGKSTAIDRVLSFYPQIIAHQEYDGTPFTFTQVVWMKLDCPFDGSLKGLCTSFFTDLDRLLGTNYLNKFGSKQNTLDLMLQRIAHLSKLHGIGILIIDEIQHLNLSKSGGSDKMLNFFVTLVNTIGVPVLMVGTNKATSVLQGEFRQARRGSGQGDMVWNQMPKDETWNLFIEGMWEYQWTSKYTPLTQQLNDLIYDESQGILDIAVKLFMLSQVKAISLGKDKIGVQLIKRASEESLKLVKPMIKALRSGIPSEISKYEDIRPIDMEEELEKYAASVDLQDKIRVQKKLQANKQRKKEQTIMEEVTLQLLGMDFEADHIQVAVRKTLKRYGENVEKSLIVKQAFKLLMEKDERKERVSRKETKNTPTREYYLINQMKEARRQKESVYVHFLKERIIKPPMEDVVEGDGYANMVSNSLS; encoded by the coding sequence GTGCGAAACGAAGCTGATTTGCGCGCTGACATCAATTGGATAGAAAAAGTGGATGCTCTGTATAGCACGCAGGTTGTAGAAGACTATAAAGGCAACCCTCTAATTGAAGCCCTACCTCCTATCCTACAAGAGGATGATGTAATTGAACAAATTTCTGTCTTCCCTCCTTACAATGAAAAGGAACGCTCCTTGGATAGTAGTTATCGATACCATTGTGTCCAGAGATTATTTCAATATTTTCAACCATTTGAAAAACATCTTGATTTGGAACAACGTCTCTCTCGGGCGATCCGGCAGGGTTACCTTCATCGAAATCCAATGAAAAAAGAATCCGTCATGCGAACCCATGAAAGTTATCGGGCTATTAAAGAGGGCAAATTCCTTAAAAATTACAGGACAGGAGAAATCCAAACAGCAACAGGGTTTACTATTATAGGACTTTCTGGAATTGGGAAATCAACGGCGATTGATAGGGTACTTTCCTTTTATCCTCAAATTATTGCTCATCAAGAATATGATGGTACCCCTTTTACCTTTACTCAAGTAGTTTGGATGAAGTTAGATTGTCCTTTTGACGGTTCATTAAAAGGTTTATGTACGAGTTTTTTCACTGATTTGGATCGTTTGTTAGGCACAAACTACCTAAATAAATTCGGTTCAAAACAAAATACATTGGATTTAATGCTACAACGCATTGCTCACCTTTCGAAACTACATGGGATAGGAATCCTCATCATTGATGAAATACAACATTTGAACCTTAGCAAAAGTGGTGGGTCGGATAAAATGCTGAATTTCTTTGTTACGTTGGTTAATACAATAGGTGTCCCTGTACTAATGGTAGGAACGAACAAAGCGACATCAGTATTACAAGGTGAATTCCGTCAGGCAAGACGTGGCAGTGGGCAGGGTGACATGGTTTGGAATCAAATGCCTAAAGATGAGACATGGAACCTTTTTATTGAGGGGATGTGGGAGTATCAATGGACATCAAAATATACACCACTTACCCAGCAACTTAATGATTTAATTTATGATGAAAGTCAAGGAATCCTCGATATTGCTGTAAAACTGTTTATGTTATCTCAGGTGAAGGCAATATCGTTGGGAAAAGATAAAATTGGCGTACAACTCATTAAAAGAGCGTCAGAAGAGTCATTGAAGTTAGTCAAGCCAATGATAAAAGCATTGAGATCAGGAATTCCAAGTGAAATTAGCAAGTATGAAGATATACGTCCAATTGATATGGAAGAAGAGTTGGAGAAGTATGCCGCATCGGTTGACCTACAAGACAAAATACGTGTGCAAAAGAAGCTACAGGCAAACAAGCAAAGAAAAAAAGAGCAAACAATCATGGAAGAAGTAACACTTCAATTGTTAGGAATGGATTTTGAAGCTGATCATATCCAAGTAGCAGTCAGAAAAACCTTAAAAAGGTATGGGGAAAATGTAGAGAAATCCTTAATTGTTAAACAGGCATTTAAGCTTCTTATGGAAAAGGACGAGAGGAAAGAGAGGGTAAGTCGTAAGGAAACAAAGAACACACCCACACGAGAATACTATTTGATAAATCAGATGAAAGAGGCTAGACGTCAGAAAGAATCGGTGTATGTTCATTTTCTAAAAGAAAGAATAATAAAACCACCTATGGAAGATGTAGTGGAAGGTGATGGTTATGCTAACATGGTTTCCAACTCCTTATCCTGA
- a CDS encoding TnsD family Tn7-like transposition protein, with amino-acid sequence MLTWFPTPYPDELLYSILARYHVRSGNISAKVTVEELYGKRTIRSVWDLPANLNALSSKLGGFWSVENIINNHTMYPYYAAFLLPKQAEKVKKSMENDTGGTIHTRTGVSASNIKPKRFLWTCSSCISEDLERYGETYWRRSHQMPGVFICTKHEMLLEETIVPMKPKNQHEFIVATPEIVRKRLEIKHLSEADLQVLIEVANQSALLGSNYKIQNRENEIREKYQGLLKQRDLKTPKGFTNREKLYQEFKAIFSNDVLNLLQSNVTFKETDWLTMIFQKHRKTFHPLRHVLLLIFFETDVNSFYSLKHPRPFGNGPWLCLNVACGNYHKRVVTSLTITSCYDTGKPVGTFKCDCGFVFSRKGPDSSSNDKYKVGTIKEYGFAWKQQLTSLVENQLPLNTIAKTLQCNTETVKKYAYRLGLDVPWKRPRDQRRLQNLSVNPEDQLKRMKSLWLKTRQKYPEKSKTEVRKLVPAVYAYLYRNDREWLNKNAPAKQKVRTVNNRVDWGKRDKELLQLVQEVIENWDNGEQKPSKITIASVGRKLNKVSLLQKKANKLPKTMEYLYQNVEGIATFQKRRVDSVIKQLERENMPIVEWKVYKKAGLANTVSNEVRRYISLRMMEYESEKRTIDQSHSKYEL; translated from the coding sequence ATGCTAACATGGTTTCCAACTCCTTATCCTGATGAGCTTTTATATAGCATACTAGCTAGGTATCATGTCCGTTCAGGAAATATAAGCGCCAAAGTGACAGTTGAAGAGTTATACGGAAAAAGAACAATTCGGTCGGTGTGGGATTTACCGGCTAATTTAAATGCTTTGTCATCTAAATTGGGAGGTTTTTGGAGCGTAGAAAATATCATTAACAATCACACCATGTATCCCTACTATGCTGCTTTTTTGCTTCCCAAACAAGCTGAAAAAGTAAAAAAGTCAATGGAAAATGATACAGGGGGTACTATCCATACACGTACAGGTGTTTCCGCTAGCAATATTAAGCCAAAAAGATTTCTATGGACATGTTCTTCATGTATCTCTGAAGATTTAGAAAGGTATGGAGAAACCTATTGGAGGCGCAGTCATCAAATGCCGGGTGTATTCATCTGTACGAAGCATGAAATGCTATTAGAAGAAACAATTGTTCCAATGAAACCGAAAAACCAGCACGAGTTTATTGTAGCAACCCCTGAGATAGTTCGAAAAAGGCTGGAAATAAAACATTTAAGTGAAGCAGATCTCCAAGTGCTAATTGAAGTTGCAAATCAATCAGCTCTATTAGGTTCAAATTATAAAATTCAAAATAGAGAAAACGAAATAAGGGAAAAGTACCAGGGTCTTCTTAAACAGCGAGATTTGAAAACACCAAAGGGATTTACCAATAGGGAAAAGTTATACCAAGAATTTAAGGCGATCTTTTCAAATGATGTATTAAACTTATTACAATCTAACGTTACCTTTAAAGAAACTGATTGGTTAACGATGATATTTCAAAAACATCGAAAAACGTTCCATCCTCTAAGACATGTCCTTTTACTAATCTTTTTTGAAACTGATGTTAATAGCTTTTATTCACTTAAGCATCCTCGACCGTTTGGGAATGGACCTTGGTTGTGTTTAAACGTTGCGTGTGGAAATTACCACAAACGAGTTGTCACATCCTTAACAATTACAAGTTGCTATGACACTGGGAAACCAGTTGGAACATTTAAGTGTGATTGTGGGTTTGTTTTTTCTAGGAAAGGACCTGATTCCTCCAGCAATGATAAGTATAAGGTTGGTACAATAAAAGAGTATGGATTCGCATGGAAGCAACAATTAACTAGTCTAGTCGAAAATCAATTGCCTCTCAATACTATTGCTAAAACGTTACAGTGCAACACAGAGACGGTAAAGAAATACGCCTATAGACTGGGGCTAGATGTACCCTGGAAGAGACCAAGGGATCAACGAAGATTGCAAAACCTTTCGGTAAATCCTGAGGATCAATTAAAACGTATGAAGTCTCTTTGGTTGAAGACACGTCAAAAATATCCAGAGAAATCCAAGACAGAAGTAAGAAAGCTTGTCCCAGCTGTCTATGCTTACTTATATAGAAATGACCGTGAGTGGTTAAACAAAAATGCTCCAGCTAAACAGAAGGTACGAACAGTAAATAATCGTGTGGATTGGGGAAAAAGGGACAAAGAGTTGCTTCAACTGGTGCAAGAAGTAATAGAAAACTGGGATAATGGTGAACAAAAACCTAGTAAGATAACTATTGCTTCTGTTGGAAGAAAGCTTAATAAGGTTAGCTTGTTGCAAAAAAAAGCAAATAAGCTACCTAAGACAATGGAATATCTATACCAAAATGTAGAAGGAATTGCTACGTTTCAGAAGAGACGAGTAGATAGTGTAATTAAGCAATTGGAAAGAGAAAATATGCCTATAGTTGAATGGAAGGTATACAAAAAAGCAGGATTAGCTAACACGGTTTCTAATGAAGTTAGAAGATATATATCGTTAAGAATGATGGAGTACGAATCAGAGAAGAGGACGATTGATCAATCACACTCCAAGTACGAATTGTGA
- a CDS encoding PIN domain-containing protein, which yields MDARILRFEELKQESLEQASIYVDACFLLEFLDSDSDKGEMVEYTLGKIEGNGTILISNHVVSEVVHHLYLGYFSNLIYTAYRKYTLREQLTNDEEKVLGDGEISKQLLGLADQEMLQRVHLRRNDYIPVKEIVKSYKENYRDRASLNQFYTAVLTIYNLLCKSLEDDFHIKINHISSDERTFQIAEGFMRNYQLEIKDALHLAAAYNNKATHFATLDSDFVHQLYTEDIGDTTILHISKRHV from the coding sequence ATGGACGCTAGGATTCTTCGATTTGAAGAGCTCAAGCAGGAATCCCTTGAGCAAGCATCTATATACGTCGATGCTTGTTTTTTATTGGAGTTCTTAGATAGCGACAGTGATAAAGGGGAAATGGTGGAATATACCCTCGGAAAAATAGAGGGAAATGGAACTATTTTGATTAGTAATCATGTCGTTTCTGAAGTAGTACATCATCTTTATTTGGGTTATTTTTCTAATTTAATTTATACGGCATATCGTAAATATACTCTTAGGGAACAACTTACAAATGATGAAGAGAAAGTGCTGGGTGATGGTGAAATATCCAAACAGTTACTTGGTTTAGCAGATCAAGAGATGTTGCAAAGAGTACATCTAAGAAGAAATGATTACATACCTGTTAAAGAAATAGTGAAAAGTTACAAGGAGAATTATCGAGATCGAGCTTCATTAAATCAATTTTATACAGCTGTACTGACTATATATAATTTACTGTGTAAAAGTTTAGAAGATGATTTTCATATTAAAATAAATCATATCTCGTCTGATGAGAGAACATTCCAAATAGCGGAAGGTTTTATGAGGAATTATCAGTTGGAAATAAAAGATGCACTTCACCTAGCAGCCGCATATAATAATAAAGCAACACATTTCGCTACATTAGATTCTGATTTTGTTCATCAACTATATACAGAAGATATAGGAGATACTACAATCTTACATATCTCAAAACGACACGTATAA
- a CDS encoding LysE family transporter, with the protein MSIFISYIFLGLSLSAPMGPINAAQLDRGIRFGFMNAWLVGFGAMVADGVFMMLIYFGLAQVIETPFMKTFLWLFGFFVLTYTGIENIVKVNSIGVKQISTRNESNRKSFRTGFFIAISNPLNILFWLGIYGSILAQTSSMVDSKLLLLYSTGIFLGITLWDLTMASAAAGARAWVNPSVLKRISMLSGITLIGFGFYFGIQAIKLFIG; encoded by the coding sequence ATGAGTATCTTTATTAGCTACATCTTTTTAGGACTATCACTTTCAGCTCCAATGGGGCCGATTAATGCGGCGCAGCTGGACAGGGGAATACGATTTGGATTTATGAATGCCTGGCTGGTAGGGTTTGGAGCGATGGTAGCAGATGGTGTATTTATGATGCTGATTTACTTTGGGCTCGCTCAAGTTATTGAAACGCCATTTATGAAAACATTTCTGTGGCTGTTCGGTTTTTTTGTATTAACGTATACCGGCATTGAAAATATTGTTAAGGTTAATTCCATTGGAGTTAAGCAAATAAGTACTCGTAATGAGTCAAATCGCAAATCATTTCGCACGGGTTTTTTTATTGCGATATCAAATCCACTAAATATTTTATTCTGGCTTGGGATATATGGGTCGATTCTAGCTCAAACATCCAGCATGGTTGATAGCAAGCTGCTGTTGCTTTATAGTACAGGCATTTTTCTAGGCATCACCTTATGGGACCTCACCATGGCGAGTGCTGCAGCAGGCGCACGTGCATGGGTTAATCCAAGTGTGTTGAAACGAATATCTATGCTATCTGGAATAACATTAATCGGTTTTGGTTTCTATTTTGGAATACAAGCGATCAAGTTGTTCATCGGATAG